Genomic DNA from Parasteatoda tepidariorum isolate YZ-2023 chromosome 3, CAS_Ptep_4.0, whole genome shotgun sequence:
aattagttattaatttcaataatatccaccagaaaaaaaatattgatggttttaaaatttaataatttttttagatatttaagaaatttgcatatttttttaaagcttgatCCACTATTGTATGTAGTTTAACCTTATAGAGAAATATGACAAGTAGATCAAAGTAAACatataaagtgataaaataatttttaaaaaaaatcaattaaagctTTTCAATTATCTCACATTGACTAAATagaattattctattttctgaaatagATGGTTAGGTACTAATGAGAGAAGTTaccatagtttaaaatattgctgaaaaatcaGGAGAGGGATAAGAAACGTTGCAccaatattgtttcttttttctttcaacattttagCACAATCATAAAGTAGCAgtaaacctaaattaaaaacaaaaaaggatatataaatattacagatATCAATTAATGGAAAACACAATAAATGAAttagggtgacctggggtaattcctgatcaaatttattttatgctttttttcttgataattgaaatcaattatactatgtgaaaaagagaatatgAATAAATAGAGGTGCATTATCATATCAAAAGCCACATTTAAaccatatatttcttaaaatacaaaatttaggcattgattattcaaattaaagtcAGCAAGCTGCTAATTTAAATtgctaataacattaaaaaaaatcaatatctatataaaacaaggaaaaaattttacaaggagttaaataatgttaaataagatATTGAATGTACatataaataagatataaacaactattttaattgtttccttAAATAAAGATCAAACTCTGATAACTATTTTTCTACTATCTcttatgaaatagaaaaatattttctactatcttttatgaaatagaaaaatagacGGGACACTTTTCATAAATGTGtttcaattctaatttaaaagatcattcaaatttaaaacttttttcactattatcaaaataaaacataaaacttgGCCCACAGAaatctggaatttattattttacataaaattatcatattaatatagttaaaattacaaTGCATAATCAtagttctaaataattaattatagataggtcaaaaatctataaaattttaaaatcatattaaagtGTTAATCAATGAGTCAAATAATGAGTCATAAATAAATGAGTCAAATGTATTCACAAGTGCTTGGCATTGCTCTCTAATCCACAAAATATCTAGgaattatatacaattaatataatatatgcaAGAACTCGATTTCgcaaatagtataaaaatagaataaaaaagatataaaccTGATTATCAAAACtgtctgatttttaaaacaaaaatcagcagtgatgttattatttaaacacaacaacatttcttctaaaaattaagtaaaactacaagatttaaaaaattaataaaataggaaaTGTAACAAAAGATCAATCAATCACAACAATTACAGTTACTATAGCAACAGCTTATGCCCTTCCaaaggttaaaatgaaagttaaagttTTATAGCAGTAATTATGAActcaaaataaagctttaaattttttggaatcCAATGTGAAGTAGCATTTCATTgtgaataatatattgaaaagaagGTTTTGGTAGCATTCAGATAAgcaatatttcttcaaatgattttatttttgggtAGTAGATCTTACAATATATAGGGTGGCAATCgattagtatatttattatttaccaaaACAAACATGGCCGGTGTCGTGAATTTGAGCAAATCtcgaataaatttactttttattaaatattattcggcaaattttatgaaacatcgAGAATTTTCAAGTGAAACTAATATTCAAACAGGTTAATAAATTCTTATGAATCATTTTGTATTCTATTCCTATGAACTTATGATATTGAATCCTATAAAAgggattgaaaaaatataaaagactcGAGTCATCCTTTGACTCATTGCAAAATtagttccccccccccccaatttaaTTATCCTACCTGCTACCTCACCGTGTCTTATGGATGTCTCTTCAGGAtggatgttttaaaatttctcttcactaaaaataaattaggctCTTAGTAAATATCCCAGAAGTAGTCAAGAATTACCCTGAGTCAGACGTAATTTGTGATTactaaaaatctgaaatattttaaagtttttgtgaaAGAGGGTTGCATAAAACTCATCCCATAAGTCACtaagttttaactaaaattaaaattttaccttgTTTAAGTTGTAGTTTGCAGTTGTAAAAAAGATGTTGgcattttttgatcaggaaCTACCTTTggttaacaatattttagtttccattgtcttcaaaaatttattaatgaagcaTTAATACCTTTAAAGATATTACTACATCGGTACCAACTACAATCACCAAAGtgccaaagaaattttttggcttcaaaaattaaaaaaaaaggaaaataagtaGAAGCTTATCTGTGGTTGCTGCAAGTTATACTCTTCTAGTTGGTCCCCATtcgtgatatatatatattggtttcTTGTGGGCTACTCTCTGCAAGTTACAAACGTTTGGCAATTATTTTGGCACAGGTCCTGATATCAAAATCCTCCATTATATTTGTAAAgcttttaatctgtttttaattaaaaagttattggaAATTGTTTCATTTGTGCATCTGCATTTCAGACGAAGAATTTCGAGTTTTGGAGCTATACCCTATGAAGAAAGCGGCAAAGAGGACTGAAAAACGATTTTTTCGAGATGCTCAAGTAATGTTTATTGCACAAATTCTTTATGTGTATAGATACTTGTACCTATTtacctttttgtatttatagatTGTTTTTATGCTTACTGATTCTTTACAAAacccttaaataaatttttaaaaaaaatgaaaaaattttctcagaaaaGTGTAAATTATctgacattattatttttttttatgtaaaccaTAGATTTGTAAGTGTTTACTTGACCAATTAGTCagttaactaataaatttaattgttctttttttaaaagtttattttagtttaacttGTGTACATTAACCATCTATAAAGTGTGGCATTAGCTATGATTAACTGTGAACTGAAATATGTTAACTGTGACTTTAAATTGGAAtctgtttaaagttttcatctTGTAACTCATTGAAGGTGTCATTAAATGTTCAGACGTGATGTTAGTACATGctggttttatttaattagcattaTCTACAAAGATACATAGCCACACATTGTGGCAgctgtaaatgaaaacaaaaattaattaagtaagttTTGACTGGCATTTGATATTGTGAATTTACATCGCCATGACAATGGCTCctgtatgaaattaaataataatattgttatactttatataataatatatattatatgaaatagCTTACGAGGAATGAGATAGAGTGGGATCCAACAGTCTTGACTCAGAAGAAGGATAAATCTCCAAAAATTGTTAGATGCTTTGGGAGAACTATGAGAGCGTATAGAGTAATTAAACTTTAACGGGAGAGATGTGGCATCAGCTATAATTAACTGTAAACTGATATGTTAATTGTAACTTTATATCGGGATATGTGTTATGTTTTCATCTTGTATCTCATGTTATGTGATGTCAATATATTCTGCTCTATTTAATTAGCAGTATCTGAAAAGATACATAATCACACGTAAAGTACattatggaaatttaaatttagcagTGTAACTCTATTGCGTGAATATCTACTTTTACACTTTAGGCGTAAAGATACTTTTctctctgaaataaatttattgcataatatATATTGTGTTAGTAGcgatggttttttttttaaatttaattttttttaatcttttaaacatTAGGTGTTGAGACATTGTAAACACACAAAAtgatatgtaataattattattcagatAACTGttaacagggtgcatagcgtttttaaaaagtgcttaaaggtgcttattttcaattttcgttttttaaaagctgttaaAGGTGTTCTTTTCATTgtgtgtttttgaaaagtgcttaattttcccatttttagaatgagatttttcctttaccatgttgattttcttacgaattatgcaaaaagacgcagttcacattgttctattcaacgttttcacaattaattcaaccccaatttATTTCTTCGTATTGTGAGTCTGTAGattatgaaaacgccattcgttttacatggttcaaaattcatgattttcgacaattgtcaaaaacaatgcaaatgttttgtttttttgacatgacggttaaaataagataagactgtcaattgtcaaaaacttccCAACCCTgtctaattataatattttttaaagtgcttgaaaaaattttttgagtgcttaaaaggtacttgttttttgttgaataatataGCTATGCACCCTGTGTTAATTTGTCAAGTAGCTGTCAGGTAACTGTTAATTACActgctaaatttaaatttagcagTGTAACTTTATTGTGTAAATATCTACTTTTGCATTTTAGGCTTGAAGATACTTTTctctctgaaataaatttattgcttaatatAATGTGTcagtaatgataattttttttaaatttaatttttttaaaatcttttaaacattAGGTGTTAGGTCATTATAAGCAcacaaaatgatatttaataattataattcaggTTTTACCTCCTCGAGAAAAAAGGATGCCAATTGATCAGGATTGGCCTAGTGTCTGGCCTGCAGCTAAAACTTTCAGACCTTCAGCTGTGCCTTTACCAGTTTATCAAGGGTATGATCAAAAGCGTGCACCTCCTGGAAAATATGCAAATGCAGAATTGATGAAAATACCTAACTTTTTGCATTTAACACCTCCTGCTGTGAAAAGACACTGTGCTGCTATCAAAAGTAAGTAGTATATAAATAGGTGTAAAACCATAGctaagtattttaattctgtACTTTTAAAGACCCATATTTACTGAAAGGGTCAAGAGACTTATTAAATTCAGCCTtttgttaaattcaaattaaaagttagtataaaaaattttaactcataaaaaaaaaaactacattaattgttttattgagAAGTGAAAACATATTTCACaaatgctgattttttaaaactttacaaattttttaaatgttttatcatCTGCAATCAACTTCAAAAAACTGTGTGAaagttttcaatgaaattatgaCACTAGTACATGTCAGGGTTTTAAGTGAAGTTTAAGtaatatttgacttttaaaagccataaaaataactacactgctcaaaaaaattaggggagcCGTGTGCCCccctaatttatatatatatatacactgctcaaaaaaattaggggagcGCATGGCTCCTCTAATTTTTCTGAGCAGTGTATTTTGATTGCactaatattagttttttaaggaaatatatatttttctgcaaaagtttattttaaacttttttttcttccttttttagatatatattgTGAACTTCTgaacattttgagaaatttttgtaaagaaaggcttaagagattaaaaattgtatagctaatattttagaatatttcttaCGTTTTGTTACtgtatttgttttatgttacttttttgaagtatttttcactaaataactaagaatataaattatattttgaaaaaaaaaattttttttttgcattctattccatttctatttttaactttgcttttttttgttttctttttttgttgttagaaTTTTGCACTGAATGGCCTAAAGGATTGGAAACTGATGAAGATTGCGAAAAGCATTTTCCAGTTGAGATTATTACTTCCGATTACTGCCATGCAAGTCCAACAATTCGTGATGAGCGTTCAAGAGCTGTTACGCTAACTGTatgatgttatttaattttgtatttcaaatattttgagttgTATGTTATGACGTTAATTGTGTGTACTCCAAATCCGTGAAAGTATTACTGTGCATGAaagattaaaacttttcaattaggTTTAAGCAGTAGTaggtcaaaaaagttttttttccattttttttcttcataaaaataatattttatgcatttttgtaatttactcaataaatataaaatttgtgattaatATTCTGGTTAGTGCAATTCAGGCATATCAGTTTGACCCGTGGCATTGGGAATGGCCccaaaattttgagaaattatgaatcgaatattattattcatttgcttcaaaattgaaATGGAACCAGATTGCTGTTTTTGTGCTTCACAAGATGTCATTCTTCTTTATAAACATTCAGTGTGATTTCTGTACAAAGTTATTTGTACAGAAATCATTTAAGTGCCTGTCtacttaccttttttttttgcattgcatTTTGTGATATTAGGCATTTATAGCTTATCTATTgcctttattttctttgtatttcagTGTATTGCTCAACTTAgtacttcatttaattttaaatggaggataaatttttttaaaaagactggCCTTTGATctgttattgttaaaatttccaGAAAACAGCTATGTCTTGTTTTATGTACAGATGTGTAAATGTGAAAGGTGTATAATTTTGATtcccatttatatttttcaaaacacaatGCTCTTAAATGTATTATGAAAAACTAATAAGATTTtctgtgtttaaaatttctcattagTGACTCATACTAATTAGtgcttagtaatttaaattttgaaattttaatttcacaatgtATTGTCCAAAAATAACTCAATGTAttaggatatattttttaattttattaacattaaacattttcattcaccaaattagtttaaaaaaattaatttttcatatgcaagttacacattttaaaaaatagtgagtAAGTAtcaaatatagaataatttgtATACTTACACTGTCAATGCACTTGTTATTATATGTTACCTAAGGAATTGGCTACATACAAACTTGAGTTAAtttaacaatacttttaaattgtgaatCACTATAGTAGAGACAAGGGTGTAGTGATTTTATTGTTGTTGATTGTTATTGTGATAATACCTTACTCATTAATCTTTGTGGTATTTTATGATCACTACGTTATAGAAGTCAGTGCTTATCGTTgtcaacaattattatttatttgatatatcatgaaaatatactttaaaaaattagtatctTAATGTGTAAAGAATGTccatatttcatgattttttaatatattttcaactttaaggcttatataaagaaaagtatattaGAATCGCTATGGGGGTTTATGTTCATCTGTTTAACATCAcatcttattgtttttcttttgacttTTCATTCGAAAACACCTTGAATATTTAaccaaatatattatataaagtaattaaagcagtttcattaaaattccctaaaaaatttatttgtgcagaaataaatgaatttcttacatatttttatatttcagataaagttaagtagtttgaattttgattATCATGCTCGTGATAAACTACTTAGACTCGCTGGGAGCAATCGTTACAAAAAAGGTACTGATGAGCTGGTTATTACTGCTAGCaggtaatattataaatttgattttattcaatttctcaagaattCTGCAAAACTCTAACctgtagaaaattatattaacaaattttccttatttattaaatatctgattaatatttctaattaataatttattctagttAATATTagttagaatttcaaatttattataataattttaaaaaaaacattaaatgtaggcacataaaaattaaacattaaaaatgtaacattaaaaattaaatatttacaccattaaatttagtaatatggTCAATAAAGAAACATATAAGATGTTCTCATATCATTCTCCATAGGTTAACGTAGGAAAGAGTTATCTTTGTAGCTGTTTTCAATTGGTTAGTTAtgtaaatgattaattaaatgaataatttttgtataaaaattacattttgcttGTATTGAAAAGCTTGTTGCAAAACAATGAAGTAACACATTTTTCTGATTagtttggaaatttattttaacagcagaaaatttaagaagtcatatttttatattaattttgagattATTATCCCAAAACATGTGATATACATGCATATTTTCTGTGAGTTTTCACGCTGCTGAAAATGCATGTTACAAAAATGGATACAGCTCAAAATgcacatttaagaaaatgggcaaagatcaaaatgcatgtttacaaAAATGGTCACAGCTTGAAATGTGTGTTTACAAAAGTTCGACGCTACTTGAAATGCTCGTTTATGAAAATGGACTCCGCAAAAACActgctttttagttttcatcCCAAATGTAACATTTAAACAAAGAGTTACGCACATACTTTTCCTTACTTATTTAAACACTAAGCATAATCATTATGGGGCTAAGTCCCAAACACAGACCATCTTCCTAAATTCTGCAGTTTGTAGATTGGACTTGGAGGTTCGAAGTTCTGAACTTCAAGGTCAGGTGGCCTAGGTA
This window encodes:
- the LOC107444204 gene encoding small ribosomal subunit protein mS35; this encodes MAGVVNLSKSRINLLFIKYYSANFMKHREFSSETNIQTDEEFRVLELYPMKKAAKRTEKRFFRDAQVLPPREKRMPIDQDWPSVWPAAKTFRPSAVPLPVYQGYDQKRAPPGKYANAELMKIPNFLHLTPPAVKRHCAAIKKFCTEWPKGLETDEDCEKHFPVEIITSDYCHASPTIRDERSRAVTLTIKLSSLNFDYHARDKLLRLAGSNRYKKGTDELVITASRCPLRKQNYDYLMYLLTALHHESWVTEPWEHKKTEADMEKFFFENSRIENKMSKTIALIESKSDNDNIVEETKNSEKVTSFGKAVTELLNKGETEETLSEYKKSVLNSLGLSN